Proteins co-encoded in one Acidovorax sp. 69 genomic window:
- a CDS encoding PQQ-dependent sugar dehydrogenase, whose protein sequence is MGLMQKLLLAPIGKAHVATVLIVLSYSGPGVAQNAASPVSLVPVATGLVHPWALAFLPDGQFLVTERPGRMRVVSASGQVSPALAGVPTVAAGGQGGLLDVMTDTDFARSRRIYFCFSEPAAAGGGAGNSTALARATLAPDARSLQDVKVIFSQRPKVESGLHFGCRIVQSGDGHLFLALGERYVRKDDAQKLDNHHGKIVRITPDGAVPADNPFAKQPGALPEIWSYGHRNPQGATLGPDGKLWMHEHGPQGGDEINLPQPGRNYGWPVITYGENYGGGKMGEGTAKAGMEQPLHYWVPSIAPSGMAFLTSTRYGAAWQGSLFVGSLKLGTLHRLELAGGKVQREEKWLQGNGERIRDVRQGPDGLLYMLTDSPQGRLLRLQPN, encoded by the coding sequence ATGGGTTTGATGCAAAAACTGCTGCTGGCGCCGATTGGAAAAGCACATGTGGCTACTGTTTTGATAGTGCTTTCATACAGTGGCCCAGGCGTTGCCCAGAATGCGGCATCTCCGGTATCGCTCGTGCCTGTGGCCACGGGGCTCGTTCATCCATGGGCACTGGCCTTTTTGCCGGACGGGCAGTTTCTGGTGACCGAGCGCCCTGGGCGTATGCGGGTTGTCAGCGCCAGTGGCCAGGTGAGCCCTGCATTGGCGGGTGTGCCTACCGTGGCCGCTGGCGGCCAGGGGGGGCTGCTGGATGTGATGACCGACACCGACTTCGCGCGCAGTCGCCGCATCTATTTCTGCTTTTCCGAGCCGGCAGCTGCGGGGGGTGGGGCGGGCAACAGCACGGCGCTGGCACGCGCGACCCTTGCGCCCGACGCGCGCAGCCTGCAGGACGTGAAGGTCATTTTCAGCCAGCGCCCCAAGGTGGAAAGCGGGTTGCATTTTGGCTGCCGTATCGTGCAGTCGGGTGACGGCCATCTGTTTTTGGCTTTGGGCGAACGCTACGTGCGCAAGGACGATGCGCAAAAGCTGGACAACCACCATGGCAAGATCGTGCGCATCACCCCCGACGGAGCTGTGCCAGCCGACAACCCATTTGCCAAGCAACCCGGTGCCTTGCCAGAAATCTGGAGCTACGGCCACCGCAATCCCCAGGGCGCCACCCTGGGGCCAGACGGCAAGCTGTGGATGCACGAACACGGCCCCCAGGGCGGCGACGAGATCAATCTGCCCCAGCCCGGACGCAACTACGGCTGGCCGGTGATCACCTATGGCGAGAACTACGGCGGCGGCAAGATGGGCGAAGGTACTGCCAAGGCGGGCATGGAGCAGCCACTGCACTACTGGGTGCCTTCGATTGCGCCGTCGGGCATGGCGTTCCTGACCAGCACACGTTATGGCGCCGCCTGGCAAGGGAGCCTGTTTGTGGGCTCACTCAAATTGGGCACGCTGCACCGGCTGGAATTGGCCGGTGGCAAGGTGCAGCGCGAGGAAAAATGGCTCCAAGGCAATGGCGAGCGAATCCGCGACGTGCGACAGGGGCCGGATGGCTTGCTCTACATGCTGACCGACAGCCCGCAAGGTCGGTTGCTACGGCTCCAGCCGAACTGA
- a CDS encoding C40 family peptidase → MSRWFCILLLVCASSAQAAPPAANSDDMDRLLADKGLLNRLENVSHKMADKAQTVAGRASDLVVNAMGFLGVPYKRGGNSAETGFDCSGFVRAMYEQTVGLLLPRRADQQAAATQIIDKKELQPGDLVFFNTMRRNFSHVGIYVGDGKFIHSPRSGSEIRVEDMGIAYWARRFNGARRVTPTDGVESAQASAQN, encoded by the coding sequence ATGTCCAGATGGTTTTGTATCCTCCTCTTGGTCTGCGCCAGCTCCGCGCAGGCTGCGCCCCCAGCGGCAAATTCTGACGATATGGACCGTTTGCTCGCGGACAAAGGGCTTCTGAACCGGCTTGAGAACGTGAGCCACAAGATGGCCGACAAGGCCCAGACGGTGGCTGGCCGGGCCTCGGATCTCGTGGTCAATGCCATGGGTTTTCTGGGCGTCCCCTACAAACGGGGAGGCAACAGCGCAGAGACAGGCTTTGACTGCAGTGGCTTTGTTCGCGCCATGTACGAACAAACCGTAGGCCTGTTGCTGCCCCGTCGCGCTGACCAGCAAGCGGCAGCTACCCAGATCATCGACAAAAAAGAGCTTCAACCGGGCGATCTGGTGTTCTTCAACACCATGCGCCGCAATTTCAGCCATGTCGGGATTTACGTGGGTGACGGCAAGTTCATCCACTCTCCGCGCAGTGGCTCGGAAATCCGGGTGGAAGACATGGGCATCGCCTATTGGGCCCGTCGGTTCAATGGTGCACGCCGTGTCACCCCCACCGATGGCGTCGAGAGCGCCCAAGCCTCTGCACAGAACTGA
- a CDS encoding adenylate/guanylate cyclase domain-containing protein produces MTPPPALPVEAHIPHDKGYLRRLLSERNQTPANAPAIDTAIEQAFVRHVAILVLDMCGFSRITQRHGIIHFLAMIHQMEQAARPAIQGNGGEVIKQEADNLFAVFASPEQALEAALDTLRALEAMNTVLPPERALHVSAGIGFGPTLVIASEDLFGPEMNCACKLGEDIAGANEILLTEAAYTRLPEGRYVCARTDHQISGLDLHAYQFEQCLFDRPLHPLGRTSSGTPTSSVR; encoded by the coding sequence ATGACCCCTCCTCCCGCGCTACCCGTAGAGGCCCACATCCCACACGACAAGGGCTATCTGCGCCGCCTGCTGTCGGAGCGCAACCAGACACCGGCCAACGCGCCAGCCATTGACACGGCCATTGAGCAAGCCTTTGTGCGCCATGTGGCCATTCTGGTGCTGGACATGTGCGGCTTTTCACGCATCACCCAGCGGCACGGCATCATTCATTTTCTGGCAATGATTCATCAGATGGAACAGGCAGCCCGCCCTGCCATCCAGGGAAATGGCGGGGAAGTCATCAAACAGGAAGCCGACAACCTGTTCGCGGTATTCGCTTCACCGGAACAGGCCCTGGAGGCTGCGCTGGACACGCTGCGCGCACTGGAGGCCATGAACACGGTGCTGCCGCCTGAACGTGCCCTTCATGTGAGCGCGGGCATTGGCTTCGGTCCGACGCTCGTCATTGCGAGCGAAGACCTCTTCGGCCCCGAAATGAACTGCGCCTGCAAATTGGGTGAGGACATCGCGGGTGCCAATGAGATTCTGCTCACGGAAGCGGCCTACACCCGCCTGCCAGAAGGTCGATATGTCTGCGCAAGAACAGACCACCAGATCTCAGGTCTGGACCTGCATGCGTACCAGTTCGAACAATGCCTTTTCGACCGTCCGTTGCACCCTTTGGGCCGCACTTCTTCTGGCACCCCTACCAGTTCAGTGCGCTGA
- a CDS encoding DEAD/DEAH box helicase: MPAHVQPIFATRPPTPSAGRARVVAQWAQALRNQAGSAALQQLPPLSDAEAAQVMAQLRGESGAMGLTTQDSVPDLPEGITSAQFRPRITLMTLGRGDGLLGLQPQGKLGPRGDSVTLAQIDWTYRTDDGATWQTPAPTSILNARPAPVQDLFDTGGPVVRMQRNLAAESDAMDRVWDLGLIPVDANKLQWRHRAAATPLGPVWTLAQEAHFGDFWAEQIPRLRAEGWSVVVHPGFAHESVPVQRWKLLIAPDTGELLGKEVDGPLALRERPVQKLMLPEREGAWLLSLGIEIDGETLDLAPMLADLLRRDARWLNARQMAAIDDIAIISLRAPGGKRIDAPAGPLKAIVGAMVDLLTDPTRNQRKDGDPLHLGAWEARRIEALRAGLVQAHRVGTVNGWNNDWQLQGDIGLAQLTKRLKSIGALQPVAAPQGLQVQLRTYQLEGLAWLQYLRAQGLGGILADDMGLGKTAQALAHVLVEKEAGRLTRPALVVLPTSLLFNWQAEAARMAPDLRVLALHGPDRGQRYLHIADHDLVLTTYPLLWRDVEALAAQPFHLLILDEAQMVKNAGSRSARALRKLQAPHLLCLTGTPLENHLGELWAQFDFLMPGFLGDVRSFNARWRKPIEENGETLRAQLLSQRVRPFILRRRKQDVATELPPRTEVIQRVQLQGKQRELYEAVRTTADKQVRRALERQSFDGAQITILDALLKLRQVCCDPRLVKGTTKTALTMERAKLELLADMLPALVDEGRRVLVFSQFTEMLGLAAELLDTLALPYLTLTGQTPPRQRGAVVRQFQAKDEASAPILLVSLKAGGLGLNLTAADTVIHLDPWWNPAVEEQATARAHRIGQDQPVFVYKLVVEGSIEERMLELQARKAALAQGVLGHDAEGAVKFSEADLHALLAPLAEPANNPLGIPGEDALRWGGTGKRRPRPLQPPEM; the protein is encoded by the coding sequence ATGCCAGCCCATGTCCAGCCCATCTTTGCCACCCGCCCCCCCACGCCCTCGGCGGGCCGCGCCCGCGTGGTGGCGCAATGGGCACAGGCACTGCGCAACCAGGCGGGCAGCGCGGCCTTGCAGCAACTGCCTCCGCTGAGCGACGCTGAGGCCGCACAGGTGATGGCCCAGTTGCGGGGCGAAAGCGGCGCCATGGGATTAACCACCCAAGACTCGGTGCCAGATCTGCCTGAGGGCATCACCTCTGCGCAGTTTCGCCCCCGCATCACCCTCATGACGCTGGGCCGGGGCGACGGCCTGCTGGGCCTGCAGCCGCAGGGCAAACTGGGACCGCGCGGCGACAGCGTGACGCTGGCACAAATCGACTGGACGTATCGCACCGACGATGGCGCCACCTGGCAGACGCCCGCCCCCACGTCCATCCTCAACGCCCGCCCTGCCCCGGTGCAAGACCTGTTTGACACCGGCGGCCCCGTGGTGCGCATGCAGCGCAACCTGGCGGCTGAATCCGACGCCATGGACCGCGTGTGGGACCTGGGCCTCATTCCTGTGGATGCGAACAAGCTGCAATGGCGCCACCGCGCCGCTGCCACCCCGCTGGGGCCCGTGTGGACGCTGGCGCAGGAGGCGCATTTTGGCGACTTCTGGGCCGAGCAAATCCCTCGGTTGCGCGCCGAGGGCTGGAGCGTGGTGGTGCACCCCGGCTTTGCGCACGAAAGCGTACCCGTACAGCGCTGGAAGCTGCTGATCGCCCCCGACACCGGTGAGCTGCTGGGCAAGGAAGTAGACGGCCCACTGGCCCTGCGCGAACGCCCCGTGCAAAAGCTCATGCTGCCCGAGCGCGAAGGCGCCTGGTTGCTCAGCCTGGGCATCGAGATCGACGGTGAAACGCTGGATCTCGCCCCCATGCTGGCCGACCTGCTGCGCCGCGACGCGCGCTGGCTCAACGCCCGGCAGATGGCGGCCATTGACGACATCGCCATCATTTCGCTGCGCGCACCTGGGGGTAAACGCATCGACGCGCCCGCTGGCCCGCTCAAGGCCATCGTGGGCGCCATGGTGGACCTGCTGACCGACCCGACAAGGAATCAGCGCAAGGATGGCGACCCCCTGCACCTGGGCGCCTGGGAAGCCCGCCGCATCGAGGCCCTGCGCGCCGGGCTGGTGCAGGCCCACCGCGTGGGCACGGTCAACGGCTGGAACAACGACTGGCAATTGCAAGGCGACATTGGCTTGGCCCAGCTGACCAAACGCCTCAAATCCATCGGCGCCCTGCAACCCGTGGCGGCGCCACAAGGACTGCAGGTGCAGCTGCGCACCTACCAGCTCGAAGGCCTGGCTTGGTTGCAATACCTGCGCGCCCAAGGCCTGGGCGGCATCCTGGCCGACGACATGGGCCTGGGCAAGACCGCGCAGGCGCTGGCCCATGTGCTGGTTGAAAAAGAAGCCGGGCGGCTGACGCGCCCCGCATTGGTCGTGCTGCCCACCTCGCTGCTGTTCAACTGGCAGGCCGAGGCCGCGCGCATGGCGCCCGACCTGCGCGTGCTGGCCTTGCACGGGCCTGACCGGGGCCAGCGCTACCTGCACATTGCCGACCATGACCTGGTGCTGACCACCTACCCCCTGCTGTGGCGCGACGTGGAAGCGCTGGCCGCACAGCCTTTTCACCTGCTGATCCTGGACGAAGCGCAGATGGTGAAAAACGCGGGCAGCCGCAGCGCCCGCGCCCTGCGCAAGCTGCAGGCGCCCCACCTGCTGTGCCTGACGGGCACGCCGCTAGAAAACCACCTGGGCGAGCTGTGGGCTCAGTTTGACTTTTTGATGCCCGGCTTTCTGGGCGATGTGCGCAGCTTCAACGCCCGCTGGCGCAAGCCCATCGAGGAAAACGGTGAAACCCTGCGCGCGCAGCTGCTGTCCCAGCGCGTGCGCCCCTTCATCCTGCGCCGCCGCAAGCAGGACGTGGCCACCGAGCTGCCGCCGCGCACCGAAGTCATTCAGCGCGTGCAGCTGCAAGGCAAACAGCGTGAGCTGTACGAGGCCGTGCGCACCACCGCCGACAAACAGGTGCGCCGCGCGCTGGAGCGTCAGAGCTTTGACGGCGCGCAGATCACCATTCTGGATGCACTGCTGAAGCTGCGCCAAGTGTGTTGTGACCCACGCTTGGTAAAGGGCACCACAAAGACCGCTCTGACGATGGAGCGCGCCAAGCTCGAACTGCTGGCCGACATGCTGCCCGCACTGGTCGATGAAGGCCGCCGCGTGCTGGTGTTCTCGCAGTTCACCGAAATGCTGGGCCTGGCGGCCGAGCTGCTCGACACCCTGGCCCTGCCCTACCTCACCCTCACGGGCCAGACGCCTCCCCGCCAGCGCGGCGCGGTGGTGCGGCAGTTTCAGGCGAAGGACGAGGCCAGCGCGCCCATCCTGCTGGTGAGCCTCAAGGCCGGGGGCCTGGGCTTGAACCTCACCGCTGCCGACACCGTGATCCACCTCGACCCGTGGTGGAACCCCGCCGTGGAAGAGCAAGCCACCGCCCGCGCGCACCGCATCGGGCAAGACCAGCCCGTGTTTGTCTACAAACTGGTGGTGGAAGGCAGCATCGAAGAACGCATGCTGGAGCTGCAGGCCCGCAAGGCGGCGCTGGCCCAGGGTGTGCTGGGCCACGACGCCGAGGGTGCGGTCAAATTCAGCGAGGCCGACCTGCACGCGCTGCTGGCGCCGCTGGCCGAACCGGCCAACAACCCGCTGGGCATTCCGGGCGAAGACGCGCTGCGCTGGGGCGGCACGGGCAAACGCAGGCCCCGCCCGTTGCAGCCACCAGAAATGTGA
- a CDS encoding DUF6351 family protein, which produces MPMVRTIASPSLLPHLDRRAWWPAALLVPLALSACGGGNAVLVTESASPSTACTDLATQNPLNGTTLTTNYVPANTRRPGGATSGTFLPGHCVVAGSINPRVGVDGKNYAIGFQLSLPDSWNGRFLFIGGGGNDGILRDTSLSSSISGGTPSPLAQGFAVVSTDAGHSGTSASFGADPQARLDHAYNAYDKTAVASKSLINTRYGRKPDYSYFSGCSGGGRQGMVFSQRFPDYFDGITAGAPAMRVSSGATVAAMWNTIQFNAIAPQDASGNRILSRAFSNTDLKLVANAVNATCDAADGVVDGLAQNINACKAFDPAALQCSGGKTDSCLSSVQAGALKSVFAGPRNSAGKALYAGQPWDAGLAAPGWRTWTLGNSTTATPDARYITLMVDALINEFFTPPDLSFNPLAFNFDTDPARMAAYSAIYDTYADDKLAAYRQRGGKLLFIHGMSDPIFSAFDTIDYYERLAANNGGMAATQNFARTFLVPGMNHCSGGPATDNFDSIQTMVDWVEKGVAPQSIAAKALPTSADFPLRTRPLCPYPQFAKYKGTGSMEDASNFVCTAG; this is translated from the coding sequence ATGCCCATGGTTCGCACGATTGCATCACCATCCCTCCTTCCACACCTTGATCGTCGGGCATGGTGGCCTGCCGCGTTGCTGGTACCTTTGGCGCTCAGTGCCTGCGGCGGCGGCAATGCCGTGCTGGTGACAGAGAGCGCCAGTCCGTCGACGGCCTGCACGGACCTGGCGACCCAGAACCCGCTGAACGGCACCACGTTGACCACGAACTACGTTCCCGCCAACACCCGCCGCCCCGGCGGCGCCACCAGCGGCACATTTTTGCCGGGACACTGCGTGGTGGCTGGCAGCATCAATCCGCGCGTGGGTGTGGATGGAAAAAACTACGCGATTGGCTTTCAGTTGAGCCTGCCTGACAGTTGGAACGGGCGTTTCTTGTTCATCGGGGGTGGCGGCAATGACGGCATCCTGCGCGATACTTCGCTCAGCTCCAGCATCTCGGGTGGTACCCCTTCGCCGCTGGCGCAAGGCTTTGCGGTGGTGTCTACCGATGCAGGCCACAGTGGCACCAGCGCCAGCTTTGGAGCGGACCCACAGGCCCGCCTTGACCACGCCTACAACGCTTACGACAAGACGGCTGTGGCCTCCAAGTCACTCATCAATACACGTTACGGCCGCAAGCCCGACTATTCGTACTTCTCGGGCTGCTCTGGCGGGGGACGCCAGGGCATGGTGTTTTCACAGCGGTTCCCCGACTACTTTGACGGCATCACGGCGGGGGCCCCAGCCATGCGGGTGTCGAGTGGCGCGACGGTGGCTGCGATGTGGAACACCATCCAGTTCAACGCCATTGCGCCGCAGGATGCCAGTGGCAACCGCATCCTGTCGCGGGCCTTCAGCAACACAGATCTGAAACTGGTGGCCAATGCCGTCAATGCCACCTGTGACGCCGCAGATGGCGTGGTGGATGGCCTGGCCCAGAACATCAACGCCTGCAAGGCCTTCGACCCAGCGGCGCTGCAATGCAGTGGCGGCAAAACCGATAGTTGCCTGTCATCGGTCCAGGCGGGTGCGCTCAAGAGCGTATTCGCAGGGCCCCGCAACTCTGCCGGCAAGGCGCTGTACGCAGGTCAACCCTGGGATGCCGGGCTGGCCGCACCCGGTTGGCGTACCTGGACGCTGGGCAACTCGACCACCGCCACACCCGATGCGCGCTACATCACGTTGATGGTCGATGCCCTCATCAACGAGTTCTTTACGCCCCCCGACCTTTCGTTCAACCCGTTGGCCTTCAATTTCGACACGGATCCAGCGCGCATGGCGGCGTATTCGGCCATCTACGACACCTATGCCGACGACAAACTCGCGGCCTACCGGCAGCGCGGCGGCAAGCTGTTGTTCATCCACGGCATGTCCGACCCGATCTTCTCGGCGTTTGACACCATTGACTACTACGAGCGTCTGGCCGCCAACAACGGCGGTATGGCGGCCACGCAAAACTTTGCGCGCACCTTCCTGGTGCCGGGCATGAACCACTGTTCGGGCGGGCCTGCCACAGACAACTTCGACTCGATACAAACCATGGTGGACTGGGTTGAAAAAGGCGTTGCCCCTCAGAGCATTGCCGCCAAGGCACTGCCAACCAGCGCTGACTTCCCCCTGCGCACGCGCCCTTTGTGCCCCTATCCGCAGTTCGCCAAGTACAAGGGAACAGGCAGCATGGAAGATGCCAGCAATTTCGTTTGCACAGCAGGCTGA
- a CDS encoding LysR family transcriptional regulator: MARNPLHDILAFLAVAREQSFTRAAGKLGVSQSALSHTIRTLEARMGVRLLIRTTRSVSPTEAGERLLQAVGPELEAIEAEIAAVSDLQGKPGGSLRITATDYAADQVLRPRLAPLLRRYPDIHIEIHVDYALTDIVAQRYDLGVRWGDQVAKDMVAVRVGPDVRSVIVGAPAYFAHRNPPASPQDLVHHNCIGLRLASGEMHAWELNDGQRELRVQVQGQAVFNGVYQILAAALDGCGLAFLPEDLVQQHVEAGRLCAVLCHWAPVIPGLHVYYSQLRPGSRALELVIDALRYRPTDGRPA; this comes from the coding sequence ATGGCCCGCAACCCTTTGCATGACATTCTGGCGTTCCTGGCCGTTGCGCGGGAGCAGAGCTTTACGCGCGCAGCAGGCAAGCTGGGCGTTTCTCAGTCGGCCCTCAGCCACACCATTCGCACGCTGGAAGCGCGAATGGGCGTGCGGCTGCTCATTCGCACCACGCGCAGCGTGTCGCCCACGGAGGCGGGTGAACGGTTGCTACAGGCCGTGGGCCCCGAACTGGAGGCCATCGAGGCCGAAATTGCCGCAGTGAGTGACCTGCAAGGCAAGCCAGGTGGAAGCCTTCGCATCACGGCCACAGACTACGCGGCTGACCAGGTGCTTCGCCCACGCCTTGCGCCGCTGTTGCGCCGTTATCCCGACATCCACATTGAAATTCACGTGGATTACGCGCTCACCGACATCGTCGCGCAGCGCTACGACCTGGGTGTGCGGTGGGGAGACCAGGTCGCCAAAGACATGGTTGCGGTGCGTGTGGGCCCCGATGTGCGCAGCGTCATCGTGGGTGCTCCCGCCTATTTCGCACATCGCAATCCGCCTGCGTCGCCCCAGGACCTGGTCCACCACAACTGCATTGGGTTGCGACTGGCCAGTGGCGAGATGCATGCGTGGGAGCTGAATGACGGGCAGCGCGAACTCCGGGTGCAGGTGCAGGGGCAGGCGGTGTTCAACGGGGTTTACCAAATCCTCGCGGCGGCGCTGGACGGATGCGGGTTGGCTTTTTTGCCCGAAGACCTGGTGCAGCAGCACGTGGAAGCCGGGCGACTTTGCGCCGTGTTGTGCCATTGGGCCCCGGTGATTCCGGGCTTGCACGTCTATTACTCCCAGCTTCGGCCCGGTTCCAGGGCCCTGGAACTCGTCATCGACGCGTTGCGCTACCGCCCGACCGATGGACGGCCGGCTTGA
- a CDS encoding tripartite tricarboxylate transporter substrate binding protein: MTSFSTFTRTQSRRFSRRHALRSVCLAATVVAGLVPASGALAQTAGYPNKPVRIIVGFPAGTGPDIVARLLAQKLSEGWGNLGVIVDNKPGAGGLIAAAEAARAIPDGYTLMLGETGQLSIAPSSYNKLPYDPQKDFAPVSQVVTADFALLVNPQKVPARNVKDFVTWTQQQKGLFLATFGAGTPGHFGAFMFGEAVKLKPEPVHYKNTTDALGGLFSGDVQGVFASVGLAAPNVKAGKLVALGTTGGTRSNALPDVPTIKEQGYPSLEFNSWFGIVAPSKTPPEIVARLQADIVKAVQSPEGKTRLEEAGFRVTGTSREEFARVIAADTVTWGKAVAATGFKAD, translated from the coding sequence ATGACCTCTTTTTCCACGTTCACACGCACCCAGTCCCGCAGATTCTCTCGTCGCCACGCCCTGCGCAGCGTCTGCCTTGCGGCCACGGTGGTGGCAGGCCTTGTGCCTGCGTCTGGCGCACTGGCGCAGACTGCGGGCTACCCGAACAAGCCGGTGCGCATCATCGTCGGCTTCCCGGCGGGCACAGGGCCAGACATTGTGGCGCGGCTGCTGGCCCAAAAGCTGTCGGAAGGGTGGGGCAACCTGGGCGTGATCGTGGACAACAAGCCCGGCGCTGGCGGACTGATTGCCGCCGCAGAGGCTGCGCGCGCCATTCCCGATGGCTATACGCTGATGCTGGGCGAAACGGGTCAGCTCAGCATTGCACCGAGCAGCTACAACAAGCTGCCCTATGACCCACAAAAAGACTTCGCCCCCGTCAGCCAGGTGGTGACGGCCGACTTTGCTCTGCTGGTGAACCCACAAAAGGTGCCCGCGCGCAACGTCAAGGATTTTGTGACCTGGACACAGCAGCAAAAGGGCCTGTTCCTGGCCACCTTTGGTGCGGGGACACCAGGGCATTTTGGTGCCTTCATGTTTGGAGAGGCCGTCAAGCTCAAACCCGAACCCGTGCACTACAAAAATACCACCGATGCGCTGGGCGGCTTGTTCAGTGGCGACGTGCAGGGGGTATTTGCCAGCGTCGGTCTGGCCGCGCCCAACGTGAAAGCGGGCAAGCTGGTGGCGCTGGGCACGACGGGCGGAACCCGATCGAATGCATTGCCCGATGTGCCCACCATCAAGGAGCAGGGCTATCCGAGTCTCGAATTCAACTCGTGGTTTGGCATCGTGGCGCCAAGCAAGACCCCCCCTGAGATCGTGGCGCGCCTGCAGGCAGACATTGTGAAGGCCGTGCAATCCCCAGAAGGCAAGACGAGGCTCGAAGAGGCAGGCTTTCGTGTGACGGGCACAAGCCGTGAGGAGTTTGCCCGCGTCATTGCCGCCGACACGGTGACCTGGGGCAAGGCTGTGGCAGCCACCGGCTTCAAAGCCGACTGA
- a CDS encoding helix-turn-helix transcriptional regulator, translating into MRHWLPASTLGRGAAPAPNLTGSAMGAMVHQLGDTGFACGMLQELAPVLPAASWSVYRTGRHCKPTLFMSASHGIPDTTQDCWWAYLSGPYRTDRTWGDAATVAPSTRLCHLAASDVGGEHQSRVYEAHGMAERVSIVEHENDGSVFAVNFYRHQHQRPFQDRQISDFEDMAPVLLALTRKHIALALRPGALQPTLPATTFAEQPQRSHSLPALRERLLRAHHGLTERELDVCARLLQGMTQEGIACDLGLSLPTVKTYRNRAFGRLGIHFRNELFALALGTQRSA; encoded by the coding sequence ATGAGGCACTGGCTCCCGGCAAGCACCTTGGGCCGTGGCGCAGCGCCCGCCCCCAACCTCACCGGCTCGGCCATGGGCGCCATGGTCCACCAGCTGGGTGACACCGGATTTGCCTGCGGCATGCTGCAAGAGCTGGCGCCCGTGCTGCCCGCCGCATCGTGGTCGGTGTATCGCACGGGGCGCCACTGCAAACCCACGCTGTTCATGTCGGCCAGCCACGGCATTCCCGACACCACGCAGGACTGCTGGTGGGCGTACCTGTCGGGGCCCTACCGCACCGACCGCACCTGGGGCGATGCGGCCACCGTCGCGCCCAGCACACGGCTGTGCCATCTCGCCGCCAGCGATGTGGGTGGCGAGCACCAAAGCCGCGTCTACGAGGCCCACGGCATGGCAGAGCGGGTGTCCATCGTGGAGCATGAAAACGATGGCTCGGTCTTTGCCGTCAACTTCTATCGCCACCAGCATCAAAGGCCGTTCCAGGATCGGCAGATCAGCGACTTCGAAGACATGGCGCCTGTGTTGCTGGCCCTGACGCGCAAGCACATTGCGTTGGCCCTGCGCCCTGGCGCGTTGCAGCCCACCCTGCCGGCAACGACGTTCGCAGAGCAACCACAGCGGTCCCACAGCCTGCCCGCCCTGCGTGAGCGACTGCTGCGCGCCCATCACGGCCTGACCGAGCGCGAGCTGGACGTGTGCGCCCGCCTTCTGCAGGGCATGACCCAGGAGGGCATTGCCTGCGACCTGGGTTTGAGTCTGCCCACCGTCAAGACCTACCGCAACCGCGCCTTTGGCCGCCTGGGTATTCACTTTCGCAACGAACTGTTTGCACTGGCGCTGGGCACGCAACGCAGCGCATAG
- a CDS encoding DUF3237 domain-containing protein: MNEPVSLTEPRLRFFADLRVEVGAPQEVGRTAHGLRRLIPITGGQATGDGWQAKVLPGGADFQLIVSETLAELDARYTLETDGGDLVYVQNRAVRSGPPELMARLVRGEPVDPAQIYFRCSPQFETASPALRWIGERMFTGTGARFPDAVAMRFWELM, from the coding sequence ATGAATGAACCTGTGTCACTGACGGAACCCCGTTTGCGATTTTTTGCCGATCTGCGCGTGGAAGTGGGGGCACCGCAGGAGGTGGGCCGCACGGCGCATGGCCTGCGCCGGCTGATTCCCATCACCGGAGGCCAGGCCACCGGTGATGGCTGGCAGGCCAAAGTGCTGCCGGGTGGGGCCGATTTTCAGCTCATCGTGAGTGAAACCCTCGCCGAGCTGGACGCCCGCTACACGCTGGAGACCGACGGTGGTGACCTCGTCTATGTGCAAAACCGCGCGGTGCGCTCTGGCCCGCCGGAGCTGATGGCCCGGCTGGTGCGGGGCGAGCCGGTCGACCCGGCGCAGATTTACTTTCGCTGCAGCCCGCAGTTCGAGACGGCGTCGCCGGCCCTGCGCTGGATTGGCGAGCGCATGTTCACGGGCACCGGGGCGCGGTTTCCCGACGCCGTGGCCATGCGGTTCTGGGAGCTGATGTAG
- a CDS encoding GlsB/YeaQ/YmgE family stress response membrane protein: MLSLLGTLLIGLVVGLIARAIKPGDDKLGWIMTALLGVAGSFLASYVGTAMGWYAQGDSAGWIASVLGATVLLVLYSLIKGKS; the protein is encoded by the coding sequence ATGCTGTCACTTCTGGGAACGTTATTGATCGGTTTGGTGGTTGGACTGATTGCCCGCGCCATCAAACCCGGGGACGACAAACTGGGCTGGATCATGACCGCGCTGCTGGGTGTTGCGGGGTCGTTTCTGGCCAGCTATGTGGGCACGGCCATGGGCTGGTATGCACAAGGAGATTCAGCCGGATGGATCGCATCGGTGTTGGGTGCCACGGTTTTGCTGGTTTTGTACAGTCTCATCAAGGGCAAGTCCTGA